The genome window CGTGGCGGCGGCGCCGTCCTCAAGATAGTATTTCGTGTCCTGGCAGAGCACCGCTATGCACACCGGCGCATGTTCGATGAATTTTCCGTTCTCGGTCACGGCGGCTATCTGCCGACGCACGTCAGCTGTCTTGACGACGACGAATTCCCAGGGCTGAACGTTCCGTGCGGTAGCCGCCAGCTGCCCGGCACGGACTATGTTCCCGATGATATCATCCGCTACGGCATCCGTTTTGAATGACCGTACGCTCCTTCGCGTATAGAGCATGGTAAGTCCGTCCATGGTTCCCTCCGAAATGCACCCATAGTATATATCGGAAAAAAACGATTAAAAGGGCTTGACAGAATAATAATAATATGTTAACATGTGGTCACTACCGACCGGCAAACCGATCTGGTATCTCTTTTCTGGGAGGAAGAGATGTCAGCAAGACGCAACCTGCGTACTCTGCTATTCTACATCATCGTTCTCGCTGCAATTCCTGCTGCAGTGTCTTTTGCGCAATCCATTCCCATACCCTTCGTCGATGTGCGCGTGAAGGAGGCACAGTCTCCGCGTGAGGTGTCACTCGGACTGCAAATACTGTTCCTTCTTACTATCCTTTCCCTCGCGCCATCGATCGTCATCATGGTCACGAGCTTTCTGCGCGTGTCCATCGTCCTCAGTTTTCTCCAGCGCGCCTTGTCGCTGCAGGAAACGCCGCCCCGCGCCATCATCATGGGGCTTTCGCTTTTTCTTACTTTTTTCATCATGCAGCCGACGCTCAATGAAATGAACAAGCGTGCACTTGAGCCGTATCTTGCCGGGAAGATCGGCGTGAACGATTTCTTCGGACAGGTGGAGCAGCCGCTCAGGAAATTCATGCTCACTACGCTCAACTCCAAGGGCGGCATGTCGAATCTGGACCTGTTCATCTATCTCTCGAAAAAGGGATCGCTCAAGGACCCTGCGAGCATACCGACGTCGGTGATTATTCCGGCATTCGTCATCAATGAACTTACCGTCGCCTTTAAGATGGGGATATTCCTTTTCATCCCGTTCATCGTCATCGATCTCATCGTTGCCGCGGCGCTCATGGCAATGGGGATGATAATGCTCCCGCCTGTCATGATCTCGCTGCCGCTTAAGCTTATTTTATTTATTGCCGTCGACGGCTGGAAACTCATATCCTATCAGCTTGTGCAAAGTTATAAGTGAGGGAAGGGGCATGTCGCAGTCGGAGATAATGAAACTTGCCATTGACGCGATGTGGGTGATGCTCTATGTGTCCGCACCCATACTCATCGTGAGCGTCGTTGTCGGTCTTATCATTTCCATTTTTCAGGCGACGACGAGCATTCAGGAACAGACGCTCACCTTCGTACCGAAGATCGTCGCTATTGTCGCGGTCATCATAGTCATGGGCGGCTGGATGCTCACCATGCTCACCCAGTACACGATGGGTATATTCAAAGCGCTGCCGATGCTGGCGCGGTAAGGGAGGACGGGTGCAGGAGTTCGTTCAGTTCACTCAGCTCTATGTGCTCATCATGGTGCGGATGTTCGCCATACTCATGGTCGCACCGGTGTATTCTTCTACCGTCATCCCGGTACAGCTCAAAGGCATACTTGCGTTCGTCATCACGGCGATATTGTTCCCGCTCATCGCGGACAAGGCGGGCGCTGTGCCCACGGCGCTCGTGCCTTTCGTGCTTGCCGCCGCCAATGAGGCGATGATAGGGATACTCATCGGGTTCCTTATGACGATAATATTCGCGGCGTTCCAGACGGCAGCGCGCTTTTTCGAGGTGCAGATGGGCTTCGGCGTGACCGACACCATCGACCCGCTCTCGCAGATATCCATACCGATCATCGGGCAGTTCCAGAATCTTATCGCAACACTCGTGTTCTTTGCCATCAAGGGGCATCATCTCGTCATACTCGCGCTCTATGAAAGCTATAAAAGCCTGCCGGTGCTCGGTACGCAGTCGAAGAAAGTGTTCACCACCGGCGGCGGCGCCATCGTCGATCAGCTCATCCATTTTACGAATGCGATGTTCTTCGTGTCGCTGCAGCTCGCCTTCCCGATACTTGCAACGCTTTTCGTTCTCACGCTCGCCCTCGGGCTCCTTGCGAAGGCCGCTCCGCAGATGAACATGCTCATGCTCGGTTTCCCGTTCCAGGTGGCCGTCGGCATCATCACGATAATGGTGATAACCCCGATGCTCGTCGGGACCATCGCTGATGTCCTGCAGGTCACCTTCCGCGATATCTTCCGTTTTGTCGACGGTTTGGGAACGGCGCGATGAAGACATGCGGATTCGCGCAGATCGGTGTCATGCCGTTGGATCGTGCGGCGAGTGCGCCCATGGTCGTTTCGCTCCTCAGGTGGCGCGAGGGCGTTTCGTGCTCACGGAAAAAACATTCTCAATTCGCGATCGAAGAGCGCAGAGGGAAACAGCGTACTGCGGCGTACTACGACCCGTTCCGCGACGATGTGTTCCGATACGATCTTTCGCTTTTTGCCGCTGACGATGAAGGCAGGACAGAACAGCCGTCCGACAGGAAGCGCCGCCGTGCCCGTGAAGAAGAGGGACGTGTCGTCAATTCCATAGAGATTAATCAGACGCTTTCCTTAGGCGCCGGCGTCGCCGCGATCGTGCTTCTTTTGCCGTACTGCATCACCCAGGTCCGGGAATACACGGTGAAAACGCTTTCCGGCATTGGAAAAGCGGATGCTGTCATCACGACGCAGAACTATCAGTCGCTGTTCATGGATATGGGTATGGTGACGTTCAAGGTGCTCGGGCCGCTGCTCATCGTGCCGCTCATTATCGGGCTGTTGTCGAATCTGGCGCAGACACGCTTTCTCTTCACGTCGAAGAACATCAAGTTCGATCTCAAGCGCATCGCTTTTTCCTGGTCCAACTTCAAGCAGCGAGTGTTCTTCTCGAAGCAGAATATCATGAATCTCGCCAAGATCGCGTTCAAGATAGTCGTCATCACCGTATTTACCGTTATGACGATCACGAGCCATTATCGGGAGCTTATTGCGACGCTCAAGATATCCCCGGCGCAGTCGGCGCTGCTCCTCGGGCAGATATCGCTTGATCTCATGATAAAGGTGCTCGTGTTCCTCGCCGTCATTTCCGTCATTGATTACATTTTCCAGCAGCGGCAGTACATCGACAGCTTGAAGATGACGAAGGCCGAGGTCAAAGAGGAAATGAAGGAATTGGAAGGCGACCCGGCGGTCAAGGGGCGCATACGCGAGATGATGCATAAGCTCGCGTTCCGCAATATGTACAAGTCGATACCGGAAGCCGATGTCATCATAACCAACCCGACGCATTTCGCCTGCGCGCTCAAGTATGAAGCGGCTGCAATGCAGGCCCCGCAGCTCGTTGCGAAAGGTGCCGATGCGGTGGCGCTTCGCATACGCCAGATAGCCGAGGAGAACGGCGTGTCGATCATTGAGAATCGCGAGCTTGCGCGGCATCTCTACTATAATGTTGAGATTAACGAATACATCCCTGAGCAGCTTTACAATGTTGTATCATTGATCCTAGCGAAGGTCTATCGTATGCGCGACGAACGCGCATCGGTACGAATGGCGGGGTAGGTAGCGTATGGCAGACGCGACAATAGCCGGGCCGTTCAACTTCCTCCCGAAGAACTGGCTTAAGAACAGCGACCTTCTTTTTGCCGCGGCGGCTATCCTTGTCGTCGCCATGCTCATCATCCCGCTGCCGGCATTCCTGCTCGATATCCTTCTTATCCTTGACATACTGCTGAGCCTGCTTGTGCTCCTCATGGTCATGAACGTCAAAAGTGCGAGCGAGTTCAGCGTATTCCCGTCGCTCCTGCTCGTCATGACGGCGTTCCGTCTTGCGCTCAACGTTTCGGCCACAAGGCTTATCCTCACGCAGGGAACGAATTTCAAGGGGCGCATCATCAGCGCATTCGGTGATTTCGTCGTTTCCGGGAATATCATCGTCGGGGTGCTGATATTCATCATCCTTATCATTGTGCAGTTCATCGTCATCACCAAGGGCGCGACGCGCGTTGCCGAGGTCGCCGCCCGTTTTGCCTTGGACAGTATGCCGCCCAAAATGCTTGCTGTCGATGCCGAGCTCAATGCGGGTGCCATTACCGAGAAGGAAGCCAATGATCGGCGGCTGAAGATACGGCAGGAATCCGATTTCTACGGCACCATGGACGGTGCCACGAAATTCGTCCAGGGCGACGTCATCGCCGGCATCATCATTACCTTCGTCAATATCATCGGCGGATTCGTCATCGGTATAGCCATGCGCGGTGAATCGCTTGAGGTCGCTGCGAACGCGTATACGCGGTTCACCATCGGCGACGGTCTCGTGACGCAGATACCGGCGTTCTTCATGAGCTTCGCCACCGGCCTTCTCGTAACGCGATCGGCGAGCGAGAACAATCTCGGTACACAGATCGTTTCGCAGGTGCTTGCCAATCCGAAGAACCTGTTCGTCGCAGCGGGGTTCGCTTTCGTCATGGCGTGGCTCCCCGGCTTCCCGACCATTATCCTCCTCATTTTCGCTGTGGGCATAGCGTTCATAGCATGGAATATACAGCGTCAGAACGAGGAGCTCGGGCTCACGAGCAAAGGAGCGGAGGAAACGGCCGCACGCAAGGGCCCCATCGATGTGTCCTCGCTGCTTAAGGTGGAACCGATAGAACTTTCCATCGGGGCGAATCTCATTCCCCTCGTCGATGAATCACAGGGGGGGGATCTCCTCAACCGCGTCACCAATCTCAGGCGCGAGCTTGCGCTTGAAATGGGTATGGTCGTGCCGCCGGTGCGCATTACCGACAATGCGAACATAGAGCCTGAAGAGTACGTCGTGAGCATCAACGGCACTGAAATGGCGCGCGGCAATGTGCGCTCGAGCAATCTCCTCGCGCTCAATCAGAAAGGCGACGGGGATAAGCTCGATGGAGAGCTTACGAAAGAACCCGCGTTCGGTCTCCCGGCATATTGGATATCGTACGAGGACAGGGACCTTGCTGAGAAAAAAGGCTATATGGTCTTCTCGCCGACGGCCGTCATCGCTACGCATCTGACGGAGACGATAAAACGCAACGCGATGATACTCCTCGGGCGCCAGGAAGTGCAGAAGATACTGGATGTGCTCAAGGAAACCCATCCGACACTGGTGTCGGAAGTCACCGGGAAGCCCAACGCCATCGGTTATGTGCAGAAGGTCATGCAGCATCTCCTTTCCGAGGGCGTATCGATACGCAATACCGTGGTCATCATGGAATCGGTCGCCGATGCGTTCGACGCGCAGATCGGTCCGGATCAGGCATCCGAGCTCGTGCGGCAGCGGCTGGCCCATCAGCTGTCGCGACAGCATGCGAGCACGGACAATACGATACGCGTCATCTCGCTCTCACAAACGATGCAGGAGGAGATAAGCAATGCCCTGGCCGAAGGGGGGGATGGCCGGGGACAGACGGTGGCCATGGAGATAGGGGCCATGCAGGCGCTCGTAAAACGGCTGAAGGAAGCCGCCAAACTGGTCGGGGAGCGCGGCTACGAGAGCGTACTCCTCACATCGCCGCTCATACGCAGGGGTATGTACAATCTCGTATCGAAAAATGTAGGGAAAATGGGGGTGGTTTCATCGGCGGAGATAGCCCCCGGGTACAAGGTCGAGTCGCTTGTGCTGATAAAGTAGGGAGAAATACAGTCAATGGAATTCACGGCTATCCGATAATAGTAACAATAAGGAAGAGCGAGGAGGCATCAGTATGCGTGAGAAGAAATTCTTCGGAAAGAGCAGGAGTGACGTGCTTGCCAAGGTCCGTAAGGAGTGCGGCGAGAATTTTTACATCATCCAGGTGAAAAAGATCGTGCGAAAGCATTTTTTCGGGTTCAATGACGAGTCGTTCGAAGTGCTCGTGGCCATACCCGAGTTCTTCCTTACGCCCGACGTCCACTAAGCAGATCTGGGGAGGGAGCATGCTTGATATTCGAATGTACCGGGGAAAGACGCGCAAAGAGGCGTTGTGCAATGCGCGCGTCGCTCACGGGAGCAATTTCACCATCCTGAGCGAGAAAGAGGTTTCCAAGGGCGGCATTGCCGGTATTATCGGCGGCAAGAACGGCAGGACGGAATACGAAGTTCGCATCATGCTCCAAAGTCAGAACTATACTGTACTGGACGAGAAGCCGCGCGGCATGCGGGACCCTGAGCTCGCGAAACATACCCCGGTAAAGACCGAAGAGATCGATCAGCGCATCTATGCCATAAACAAAGCCGCCCCGCGGGACGTCCCTCGTTCCTCGCCGCGGGAAGCGCGTGAAATACCCCGAGAAGCACCCGCACCGATAACGGAAGCAGCGAACGCGTTCGGGAATAAGCTCGATAATCTCGAACAGAAATTCGAAATGCTCATGTCCATGATGATGGAAACGCGTGCGAAAGAAGCCGCGCCGCCGACGGAAGAGCCGCCGGTGCGCCGTGAGCGTGCTGTTGAACCGGAAGCCCTGCGGGAGAGCACGTATGCTCGCCCGGTACCGGTGCTCAATGACAATGCCGGTATCGCGGAAGACGATTCATTCGCCGATGTCCCGCTGTTCCGAAGTGCCATGGCGGAGCGTCCCGCGAAGAAAAAAGAGAGCGCAGCATCCGCCGCCCGCGAGGTGTACTATACGGAAGCGCATACTGCTGAAAAAGCGCCGAAAGCCGATGAGGCTGCCGGTGACGCCATATCACGGCATCTATCGCTTCTGCGCCGCCGGGAATTCCCCGAGGACGCTATCGATGAATTGCGCGATTATCTCTACCGGCAGTCCGATGCGCGTTTCTATCAGGACAATGAGACCGTGAAAGCGGCGATAGAGAAATATTTCGATGCCAACCTCTTCCTCTCCAAGGGCATAGCGCTCTCGCAGCGCAAGAAGATAATCATGCTCGTCGGACCCACCGGCGTCGGCAAGACCACGACGATACCGAAGCTTGCTTCGCTTTTCCGCACCGTGCGCGAGGATATGAAATTCGTAACGCTTGACTGCTACCGCATCGCTGCGGAGGAGCAGCTGCGTCGGTATGCGGACATCATGAAGGTGCCGTTCGCCATCTGCCGCAATCCCGAATCGTTCCGCGAGGAAGTGCTGTCGTTCAAGGGCAACGGGATCATTTTCGTCGATTCGGTGGGACGTTCCCCGAAGAACGCGCAGGAAATAATGGAAGTGAGCAAGTATATCAAGAACGCCGGCCGCATCGATATGGATATACAGCTCGTCCTCTCCGCGACGACGAAGTATCACGACGCGCTCGACATCATCGATAATTTCAAGATGCTCAATTACAGCGGGGCGATAATCACCAAGCTCGATGAGACGAACTATATCGGGTCGGTGCTCTCGGCGGTCATCAAGAGCCGCACCGCGCTCTCGTATCTCTGCGTCGGACAGAGCGTGCCCAAGGACATCATTGAGGCGGCGAAAGGCAAGGCGCATCTCATGGACAGGATCTACGGAGTATGACACGCATATGACCGACCAGGCAGAAGAACTCCGAAAGATGATGAGCGGGCCCGTGCAGTATCAGCAGCGGGTCATAGCGGTAACGAGCGGCAAGGGCGGCGTGGGGAAGACCAATGTCGCCATCAATCTCGGCATCGCGCTCTCACGGTACAAGAAGAAAGTGATAATCATGGACGCCGATCTCGGGCTCGCCAATGTGAACGTCATACTCGGGAAGATACCCGAATTCAATCTCTTCCACGTGATGAAGGGTCTGAAGAAGATGCGCGATATCGTCATCACGACGAATTACGGGATACGATTCATCGCCGGTGCATCGGGATTTTCTCAGCTAGCGAACCTTACCGAAGAGAGCCGGATGAACCTTGTGAAGGGGCTTGAGGAGTTGAACGACGCCGATATCATCATCATCGATACCGGCGCGGGTGTCTCCAACAATGTGCTCTCGTTCGTGCTCGCCGCGGATGAGGTGATAATCGTAACGACGCCGGAACCGACCGCGATAACCGATGCCTACGGTATCATCAAGGCGATATCCGCCGAAGCGTCCAATCCCGAGCTCAAGCTCATCGTCAACCGCGTGAAGTCGGTCGTCGAAGCGCGCAAGGTGAGCGAGCGTGTGGTGAATATCGCGAGCCAGTTCCTCAACATGAAGGTGAATTACCTCGGGTTCGTTTTCGAGGATGAGATAATATCGCAGGCCGTCATACGGCAGATGCCGTTCATCGAATTCGACGCCCGCGCCCGTGCCTCCCTCTGCCTCGATCACCTGGCGCAGCGGCTCCTCAAGATAACGGAGAAGGAATTCCGCGAGCCGAAAGGGCTTGCCGGTTTCGTGAAAAGTATCGTCGACTTCTATTCGGAATGAACCGTGGCGGATGATGTGATCACAAAAATACGCGACACGCTCAGGCGCAATGCCGATGTGCAGGCGTTCCTGGCGGGTTTTGTCATCGGCTGGATATTCTCGTTCATCGTCGCATTGATGAATCACCATGGCTTTTTCGCATCGTTCGGACGCGGGCTCATCGGCGCTGTCGTCGTCGGTGCCGTGTTCTGGGGTGTGAAGTTCGCCGTCTATAAAGCGGCCCCGGAGCTTTTTGAAAAGGACGATGCTCCCCGCGAGGGTGATGCGGCGTCATTCCCGGAAGGGATACCGACAGCATCTGCATCACCTGCCCCGGCCGGATCCGCTCCTGTCGATGGTACGCCGTCCCGGGCGACCGCAGCCGCCGCCTATGCCGCCGGGAATCGCAGTAATGAACCGATGTTCGTCCCGCCGCCCTCTGCCAATGCAGTGCGTGAGGAAGAAGAGAGAAAAGCGAGATATGCCCTTACACGATCGAATGTCGATGGTTTGGAGGATGATTACGCTTCAACGATAGCGGCATCGCCCTCGTCGCCGACGCCTTTTCCGGCGGCGCCACCCCCGGTGACACCTACCCAGCCTGTCGCTCCTTCGGGGAATGATACGGTTCTTCCGACCGCACCGGTCATGGATGACGTGTCGCCCCCGCTTATTCCCAGTGTGGACCCAATGGATGATGTTGATAAAAATTCGAATTTAAGGCATAATACCACGGCTACTCCACCCGCATCCGATACTATCGATGCCATCATCGCTCCCCCGACGAAGTCGCTCATCGATGATTTTGCGCTCGACAAGGCGAAAGAGCAGATGCGGATAGAGTCGCGATCGAACGATGAAGCGGAGGGGAGCGTACGCGGGTTCACGAAAAGCCAGTCGGGGGGATCGTTCGTGTACGATAAGAATCGGGAGATAAAGCTCCCGAACAACCCTGAGGTCATGGCGCGTGCGGTACGTACGATGCTGAAGCGGGACACGGACGGCGGGAAGTGAATGACGATTTTCCACGGGAAGGAGAATGGAGTCAGTGAAGATCACGGATGAGAACGAGCTTGAGCACTGGCGCAAGTACAAAAAGAAGAAGACTTCGGCGCTTCGCGAAGCGCTCATAAAGAAGTATGCCCCGCTCGTGAAGTACGTGGCGGGGAAGATCGCGATGTCCATGCCCGAGAACATCGATTTCAATGACCTTGTCAGCGACGGTTCCTTCGGTCTTATCGATGCCGTCGAAAAATACGATCCCGACCGGGACATAAAATTCAAGACCTATGCGGTCACCCGTATCCGCGGCGCCATATTCGATGCGCTCCGTTCGCGCGACTGGGTCCCGCGTTCGATGCGCAAGAAAGCGAAAGAGATAGAACGTGCCGTGCAGATACTCGAGGCGAAATTCGGCCGCGATGTGAGCGATGATGAGGTCGCCAAAGAGATAGGCATGGATATGGACGAGTACCAGAAGGTGATGAAACGCATCACCGAGTCGTCGGTGGTCTCGCTCAATGATGTGTACTACACCGGTGATGATTCGGATGAGATATCGTTCGCCGATACGCTTGCCGGCCCCGAGGGGCTCAATCCCGATATCCTCGCCGAACGCGACGAGATACGAGGGACCATCGTAGAGGCGCTCAAGACGCTCCCTGAAAAAGAGAAGCAGGTGCTCATCCTCTATTATTATGAGGACCTCACGCTCAAGGAAATAGGCGCGGTGCTCAACGTGACCGAAAGCCGCGTATCGCAGCTGCATACGAAAGCCATTCAGGAATTGCGCTACAAGCTCAATGAAATAAAGAAGAGTCTCGTCTAATCATTGACAAGGCGTATCGCGCATGAATGAACTCAAAAAAATGATACTGGCGGGCGACCTGTACCGCACTATGAAGGACGCGCCGCGCCGCGTTGAATTCGCCGTCCCGTCGGTGGAGGCGGGTCTCAGGAAAGCGGCCGAGTATTTTCGCTGCGCTGTCGAGGACGTTGCCTACGATATCATCGAGAACGGCAAAGAGGGTGTGTTCGGCGTCGGCGGGAAACCGTACCGCGTGTCGTTCAGCTATACCCCGAGCATCCAGGGCTCGCTTCTGTCCGCTCGGTCGGAAGAGCAATTCATCCTGGGCCCGCTTCCGGATGCGCGCAAGGTCATCGAGCCCAAGGATAAAGACAGTGAAGCGACGGTACGCGTGACGCGCAATGGCGTCATGCTCAAGGTCACGCCGAAAAAAGGGAAGGGCAAGGCTATCGAGGATCCGTTGGTGGTGCAGCAGATGCTCCTTGCAAAGGAGATATTCCAGTACGATGTGGAACTCGTCAATAGGATCGTAAAACAGGCCAAGGGACAGTCGATCAAGATAGCCGACTGGCAGCCGAACATCTACAACGACGGGCGCGTAACGCTCGATATCGCCGAAGACGAGATGCGCGTATTCGTCAATGTCTCCGCGCCGCAGAAGACCGGACGTGAGATAGACGAACAGGACATCAGGGAGATGCTCGAGAGTAACAGTGTCTCCTACGGCATCGATGAAAAGGCGATAAAAGAGGTCGTCGAACGATCGATAACCGGCAGGCCCTTCCTTATCGCAACAGGCACGCCCGCCGTGAACGGCGAGAACGCGCGCATTGAATACAAGGTCGATATCGAGAAGAAGAACGTCCCCAAGGCCATCGATGAGAATTCCGATGTCGATTATAAGGACCTGAGCATCATTGAGAACGTCACCGTCGGACAGGTGCTTGCGCAGAAGATAGAGGCGAGCGACGGTGTTCCCGGCAAGACGGTCAAGGGCCGCTTCATGGAGGCCAAGAAAGGGAAGGATATCGAGTTCGGCGATATCCTGGGACAGAACGTCGAAATGTCGGCAGACAAGACAAAAGTGGTGTCCAAGATCAACGGGCAGGTGGTCAATAATTTCAATAAGCTTTCCGTGGAACCGATATTCACGGTCAAGGGCGATGTGGGTCCGGAGACGGGGAATATCACGTTTCTCGGCAATGTCATCGTCGGCGGCAATGTTCTCGATAATTACAAGATACAGGCCGCGGGGAATATCGATATCAAGGGCTCGGTCGGGAAGGCCGAACTCGATTCCGAAGGCGACATCATGGTCAAGCTCGGCATCCAGGGCAAGGGCGGCGCGAAGCTCAAGGCCGGCAATGATGTCATCGTGAAATTCCTTGAGAACGCGCATGTCGATGTCGGGCGCGATGTGGTCGTCACCGAATCGATCATGCATTCAACGATCGATGCCGGGCGGCGCGTCATACTCGTCGGCAGGAAATCCGTTATTACCGGCGGGCGCGTCCGTGCGTTCGAAGAGGTCAATGCGAAGGTGTTCGGCTCCGCCTCATCGGCGAAGACCGTCATCGAGGTGGGCATCGCCCCGCGCATTCGCCAGCGCATGGACGATCTGAACGCCGAAAAAGAGGGCATAGAGAAAACGATCGAAGAGCTCGGGCGCAACGTCAAAACGCTCGAGGGGCTTGCCAAGGCGAAAAAACTCGACGAGGAGAAAGAGAAGCTCTTTACCGATTCGAAGCAGAAGTACGCCGATGATCAGGCACGCATGATCGCCATTGCGAAAGAACTTGAGGAGATAACCGCATATCTCATGGGCGTACAGGTGGAGGCCCGTATCTCCGCAGCGAAGACGGTGTTCCCCGGCGTCCGCGTAGCGGTAAAGAGCGCGTACCTCGATGTGCGCGATACGTTCAAGGCCGTCACCTTTTTCGAGGAAGCGAACAATATCCAGATAGAAGCATACAAGGGTACACCGACGCAGGTGAAACGGGCGGCGGTGTAGGAGGCGATCGATGAGCATATCGCCCCTCGATCTGCAGCAGATATACGCACAGCAGGTGAACGTGAGCCGTTCCGAGCATGCGCGTGTCGTCGAGCGCGCGCTTGCCGTGCAGTCCGAGGACCTCGATATCTACCGCGATTCCGCCCTCAGGGATTCCACCGTCATGCGCGGAAATGAGACCTCAGAAAGCCGTTCCGTGCGGGAGCGGCGCGAGGGAAAGGGCCGGCGTTTTCTCTACCGGAATTATCGCCGCAGGAAAGGACCGGACGGCGAGGCTGTCATCGAAGGGGAATTCTCCCCCGATGCCGTT of Spirochaetota bacterium contains these proteins:
- a CDS encoding MinD/ParA family protein; this encodes MTDQAEELRKMMSGPVQYQQRVIAVTSGKGGVGKTNVAINLGIALSRYKKKVIIMDADLGLANVNVILGKIPEFNLFHVMKGLKKMRDIVITTNYGIRFIAGASGFSQLANLTEESRMNLVKGLEELNDADIIIIDTGAGVSNNVLSFVLAADEVIIVTTPEPTAITDAYGIIKAISAEASNPELKLIVNRVKSVVEARKVSERVVNIASQFLNMKVNYLGFVFEDEIISQAVIRQMPFIEFDARARASLCLDHLAQRLLKITEKEFREPKGLAGFVKSIVDFYSE
- a CDS encoding GlsB/YeaQ/YmgE family stress response membrane protein: MADDVITKIRDTLRRNADVQAFLAGFVIGWIFSFIVALMNHHGFFASFGRGLIGAVVVGAVFWGVKFAVYKAAPELFEKDDAPREGDAASFPEGIPTASASPAPAGSAPVDGTPSRATAAAAYAAGNRSNEPMFVPPPSANAVREEEERKARYALTRSNVDGLEDDYASTIAASPSSPTPFPAAPPPVTPTQPVAPSGNDTVLPTAPVMDDVSPPLIPSVDPMDDVDKNSNLRHNTTATPPASDTIDAIIAPPTKSLIDDFALDKAKEQMRIESRSNDEAEGSVRGFTKSQSGGSFVYDKNREIKLPNNPEVMARAVRTMLKRDTDGGK
- the whiG gene encoding RNA polymerase sigma factor WhiG translates to MESVKITDENELEHWRKYKKKKTSALREALIKKYAPLVKYVAGKIAMSMPENIDFNDLVSDGSFGLIDAVEKYDPDRDIKFKTYAVTRIRGAIFDALRSRDWVPRSMRKKAKEIERAVQILEAKFGRDVSDDEVAKEIGMDMDEYQKVMKRITESSVVSLNDVYYTGDDSDEISFADTLAGPEGLNPDILAERDEIRGTIVEALKTLPEKEKQVLILYYYEDLTLKEIGAVLNVTESRVSQLHTKAIQELRYKLNEIKKSLV
- the fliQ gene encoding flagellar biosynthesis protein FliQ gives rise to the protein MSQSEIMKLAIDAMWVMLYVSAPILIVSVVVGLIISIFQATTSIQEQTLTFVPKIVAIVAVIIVMGGWMLTMLTQYTMGIFKALPMLAR
- the fliP gene encoding flagellar type III secretion system pore protein FliP (The bacterial flagellar biogenesis protein FliP forms a type III secretion system (T3SS)-type pore required for flagellar assembly.) is translated as MSARRNLRTLLFYIIVLAAIPAAVSFAQSIPIPFVDVRVKEAQSPREVSLGLQILFLLTILSLAPSIVIMVTSFLRVSIVLSFLQRALSLQETPPRAIIMGLSLFLTFFIMQPTLNEMNKRALEPYLAGKIGVNDFFGQVEQPLRKFMLTTLNSKGGMSNLDLFIYLSKKGSLKDPASIPTSVIIPAFVINELTVAFKMGIFLFIPFIVIDLIVAAALMAMGMIMLPPVMISLPLKLILFIAVDGWKLISYQLVQSYK
- the flhB gene encoding flagellar biosynthesis protein FlhB, which encodes MKTCGFAQIGVMPLDRAASAPMVVSLLRWREGVSCSRKKHSQFAIEERRGKQRTAAYYDPFRDDVFRYDLSLFAADDEGRTEQPSDRKRRRAREEEGRVVNSIEINQTLSLGAGVAAIVLLLPYCITQVREYTVKTLSGIGKADAVITTQNYQSLFMDMGMVTFKVLGPLLIVPLIIGLLSNLAQTRFLFTSKNIKFDLKRIAFSWSNFKQRVFFSKQNIMNLAKIAFKIVVITVFTVMTITSHYRELIATLKISPAQSALLLGQISLDLMIKVLVFLAVISVIDYIFQQRQYIDSLKMTKAEVKEEMKELEGDPAVKGRIREMMHKLAFRNMYKSIPEADVIITNPTHFACALKYEAAAMQAPQLVAKGADAVALRIRQIAEENGVSIIENRELARHLYYNVEINEYIPEQLYNVVSLILAKVYRMRDERASVRMAG
- a CDS encoding nitroreductase family protein produces the protein MDGLTMLYTRRSVRSFKTDAVADDIIGNIVRAGQLAATARNVQPWEFVVVKTADVRRQIAAVTENGKFIEHAPVCIAVLCQDTKYYLEDGAAAT
- the fliR gene encoding flagellar biosynthetic protein FliR, with the protein product MQEFVQFTQLYVLIMVRMFAILMVAPVYSSTVIPVQLKGILAFVITAILFPLIADKAGAVPTALVPFVLAAANEAMIGILIGFLMTIIFAAFQTAARFFEVQMGFGVTDTIDPLSQISIPIIGQFQNLIATLVFFAIKGHHLVILALYESYKSLPVLGTQSKKVFTTGGGAIVDQLIHFTNAMFFVSLQLAFPILATLFVLTLALGLLAKAAPQMNMLMLGFPFQVAVGIITIMVITPMLVGTIADVLQVTFRDIFRFVDGLGTAR
- the flhA gene encoding flagellar biosynthesis protein FlhA encodes the protein MADATIAGPFNFLPKNWLKNSDLLFAAAAILVVAMLIIPLPAFLLDILLILDILLSLLVLLMVMNVKSASEFSVFPSLLLVMTAFRLALNVSATRLILTQGTNFKGRIISAFGDFVVSGNIIVGVLIFIILIIVQFIVITKGATRVAEVAARFALDSMPPKMLAVDAELNAGAITEKEANDRRLKIRQESDFYGTMDGATKFVQGDVIAGIIITFVNIIGGFVIGIAMRGESLEVAANAYTRFTIGDGLVTQIPAFFMSFATGLLVTRSASENNLGTQIVSQVLANPKNLFVAAGFAFVMAWLPGFPTIILLIFAVGIAFIAWNIQRQNEELGLTSKGAEETAARKGPIDVSSLLKVEPIELSIGANLIPLVDESQGGDLLNRVTNLRRELALEMGMVVPPVRITDNANIEPEEYVVSINGTEMARGNVRSSNLLALNQKGDGDKLDGELTKEPAFGLPAYWISYEDRDLAEKKGYMVFSPTAVIATHLTETIKRNAMILLGRQEVQKILDVLKETHPTLVSEVTGKPNAIGYVQKVMQHLLSEGVSIRNTVVIMESVADAFDAQIGPDQASELVRQRLAHQLSRQHASTDNTIRVISLSQTMQEEISNALAEGGDGRGQTVAMEIGAMQALVKRLKEAAKLVGERGYESVLLTSPLIRRGMYNLVSKNVGKMGVVSSAEIAPGYKVESLVLIK